A region of Saccopteryx leptura isolate mSacLep1 chromosome X, mSacLep1_pri_phased_curated, whole genome shotgun sequence DNA encodes the following proteins:
- the LOC136386391 gene encoding nuclear RNA export factor 2-like has product MAARDRKQSSSPHHVLKRDTVGHVLKIPELMISRDSGLSATRRLTAAASGIFPPYSQPHGRRWMSEDRHGICSPRGIIKYWNPFRDNFGRRNRSYPYGGYELQTSHFHKDSESVEMRDVQKYEVGHTMGQHKRRVRLQDEGSLNITVESDRKSLEREIENSQEEITETWFKIIVPYGGQYDKTWLIHLLQSHCSVSFTPVDFHYVKNRAQFFVQDASAAYALRDVSYKIRDEENRKIPIFINNFSVPYSVQHKLEPKEMEQLKLIMSKRYDVSQKSLDLQCLRFDPGLACLEIEIILNRRNCMAATLQIIEKSFPELLSLNLRKNRLYQLDGLSDIIDIAPTIKILNLSKNELNSACELEKIKGLKLKELWLEGNPLCGTFPDQPSYISAIRKCFPELLCLDGQDLSPPNTNDTNTQLLQTSSKEKCQATEMLKNQILQFLEKYYLVYDSGDRQSLLGAYDDEACFSLTIPFNPEEPDSSSLFEYLKDNRNMKNIKDPNLCFQLLKHTKRDIVCCLCRLPKTQHDTNSFLVDMWFSLGNLLCFSIYGVFKEVEGKSQGSVRAFTRTFIVNLASSSGVVMNDELFVKDITPKETPMSIEVSTPSSSSGPTLSQKQQEMVQLFSIQSGMNLPWSEKCLQENEWNYTKAAEVFIKFKTEGTIPEEAFK; this is encoded by the exons ATGGCGGCTAGAGACAGGAAACAAAGCTCCAGCCCACACCATGTGCTGAAAAGAGACACTGTGGGCCATGTGTTGAAAATTCCTGAG CTTATGATCTCGCGAGACTCAGGTCTATCAGCCACGCGAAGATTAACGGCTGCTGCATCCGGGATCTTTCCGCCATATTCTCAGCCCCACGGAAGACGCTGGATGTCAG AAGACAGACATGGTATTTGCTCACCTCGAGGAATAATTAAATATTGGAATCCTTTTCGAGATAATTTTGGAAGGCGGAATCGTAGTTATCCATACGGTGGATATGAGCTTCAGACGTCACACTTCCATAAGGATAGTGAAAGTGTGGAAATGAGAGATGTCCAGAAGTACGAAGTAGGACA TACCATGGGACAACACAAGAGGAGAGTGAGATTGCAAGATGAAGGCTCTCTTAATATTACTGTGGAGAGTGATAGAAAATCCttggagagagaaatagagaactCACAAGAGGAAATTACAGAAACATGGTTCAAAATCATA GTTCCTTATGGAGGACAGTATGATAAGACATGGCTGATACATTTACTCCAGAGCCATTGCAGTGTCAGCTTCACTCCAGTGGAC TTTCACTACGTAAAAAACAGGGCCCAATTCTTTGTCCAAGATGCTAGTGCTGCTTATGCCTTGAGAGATGTCTCCTATAAGATTCGTGATGAGGAGAACCGAAAG ATACCTATCTTTATCAATAACTTTTCTGTACCCTACTCTGTGCAACATAAGTTGGAGCCAAAAGAAATGGAACAGCTAAAG CTGATCATGAGCAAACGATATGATGTCTCCCAGAAATCTCTTGATCTCCAGTGTCTTCGCTTTGACCCAG GCCTTGCATGTCTTGAAATTGAAATAATCCTGAATCGGAGAAACTGCATGGCGGCCACCCTGCAGATCATTGAAAAGAGTTTCCCCGAG CTGTTGTCCTTGAACTTGCGCAAGAACAGACTGTACCAGCTGGATGGCTTATCTGACATTATAGACATAGCTCCCACAATCAAGATCCTGAACCTGTCCAAAAATGAG CTGAACTCAGCCTGTGAGTTGGAGAAGATCAAAGGCCTAAAGCTCAAAGAGCTCTGGCTGGAAGGGAACCCTTTGTGTGGCACCTTCCCAGACCAGCCCTCCTACATAAG TGCCATCAGGAAATGTTTCCCTGAGCTGTTATGCTTG gatGGCCAAGATTTATCACCACCAAATACCAATGATACTAACACACAACTCTTACAAACATCAAGCAAG GAAAAATGTCAAGCAACTGAGATGTTGAAGAATCAAATCTTGCAGTTCTTGGAGAA GTATTACTTAGTCTATGACTCTGGAGACAGACAGAGTCTCCTTGGTGCTTATGATGATGAGGCCTGCTTCTCCCTGACAATTCCCTTCAACCCTGAGGAACCAGACTC AAGCAGCTTGTTTGAGTACCTCAAGGATAACAGGAATATGAAGAACATCAAGGACCCCA ACCTGTGTTTTCAGCTACTGAAACATACAAAACGTGACATTGTTTGCTGTCTCTGTCGATTGCCCAAAACTCAGCATGACACCAACTCCTTTTTGGTGGACATGTGGTTCAGCTTG GGAAACCTGCTCTGCTTCTCTATCTATGGGGTGTTCAAGGAAG ttgAAGGCAAGTCTCAGGGTTCTGTGCGTGCCTTCACTCGGACCTTCATCGTTAACCTGGCCAGCAGTTCTGG GGTGGTCATGAATGATGAGCTGTTTGTGAAAGATATCACCCCCAAGGAGACTCCAATGTCCATCGAAGTGTCCACACCCTCCTCTAGCTCTGGGCCTACCCTCTCTCAGAAGCAACAAGAAATGGTTCAGCTTTTCTCCATCCAATCTGGGATGAATCTGCCATGGTCTGAAAA GTGCCTACAGGAAAATGAGTGGAACTACACTAAAGCTGCTGAGGTCTTCATTAAGTTCAAG ACCGAGGGCACGATCCCAGAAGAGGCCTTCAAATAG